The Kitasatospora paranensis genome has a window encoding:
- a CDS encoding N-acetylmuramoyl-L-alanine amidase, with protein MNPTAGGFVTVYPADTTRPVASNLNFTPGQVIPNLVVVPVNNGKVSFYNRYGDIDLVADITGYYTG; from the coding sequence GTGAACCCCACGGCCGGCGGCTTCGTCACCGTCTACCCGGCGGACACCACACGCCCCGTCGCGTCCAACCTCAACTTCACCCCCGGCCAGGTCATCCCCAACCTGGTCGTGGTCCCGGTGAACAACGGCAAGGTGTCCTTCTACAACCGCTACGGCGACATCGACCTGGTCGCCGACATCACCGGCTACTACACCGGCTGA